Proteins encoded together in one Camelina sativa cultivar DH55 chromosome 9, Cs, whole genome shotgun sequence window:
- the LOC104710219 gene encoding KH domain-containing protein At4g18375-like, giving the protein MAYSRNVYDENGDGFEDTVYRYLCPVRKAGSVIGKGGEIAKQIRFETKANLRVNQALPGCDERVVTIYSTSEETNRIDDDDEDFVCPAFDALFKVHDMIVGQELTNDDYDYDEDEYKTVVTARMLVPSDQIGCLIGKGGQVIQNLRNETNAQIRVISDNLPICALALSHDELLQITGNPSAVREALYQVASLLYENPSQFQSYFLSSPSTPQHQHGGILMSPALTSSRKNYSAPRDVSDERVFSICFICPAENVGGVIGKGGCFINQIRQESGATIKVDTSETGEDDDCVIYISSKEFFEDQSPTVIAALRLQTRCSEKVGKDSSDSAITTRVLVPSSQVGCLIGKGGALISEMRSVTKANIRIFQGEDVPTIAREDEEMVQITGSFDAAIKALTQVMLRLRANVFDMDHGLVLLPTFFPYISQTTETSSKPKHKKRVNHSHGSMESARNEDYSSQMNLNSPRRNRVY; this is encoded by the exons ATGGCTTATTCGAGGAACGTCTATG ATGAGAATGGTGATGGATTCGAAGATACTGTGTATCGTTACTTGTGTCCTGTGAGAAAAGCAGGGAGCGTTATTGGTAAAGGTGGTGAGATTGCAAAGCAGATTAGGTTTGAGACGAAAGCAAACCTCAGGGTAAACCAGGCTTTACCTGGTTGTGACGAGCGCGTTGTTACTATATATTCTACAAGCGAGGAGACTAATcgtattgatgatgatgatgaggatttcGTTTGTCCTGCTTTTGACGCTCTTTTCAAGGTTCATGATATGATTGTTGGACAAGAACTTACCaatgatgattatgattatgatgaaGATGAGTATAAAACTGTTGTTACTGCAAGGATGCTTGTGCCTTCGGATCAAATTGGTTGCCTTATTGGAAAAGGTGGACAAGTTATCCAAAATCTGCGTAATGAAACTAATGCTCAAATTCGTGTTATAAGTGATAATCTGCCTATTTGTGCTTTGGCTTTGAGTCATGATGAGCTTCTTCAG ATAACTGGAAATCCCTCTGCTGTTAGAGAAGCTCTTTACCAAGTTGCCTCTCTGCTTTATGAGAATCCGTCGCAGTTTCAGAGCTACTTTCTCTCGTCCCCTAGTACCCCGCAGCATCAACACGGTGGAATTCTAATGAGTCCTGCACTAACAAGCTCTCGCAAAAATTACTCTGCGCCAAGAGATGTTTCCGATGAAAGAGTGTTTTCTATCTGCTTCATATGTCCAGCTGAAAATGTTGGAGGTGTAATAGGAAAAGGCGGCTGCTTCATTAATCAGATTAGGCAAGAATCTGGTGCGACCATCAAAGTTGATACCTCCGAAactggtgaagatgatgattgcGTTATATACATATCATCAAAAGAG TTCTTCGAAGATCAATCCCCAACCGTGATTGCAGCCTTACGCTTACAAACACGATGCAGTGAGAAAGTGGGGAAAGATTCAAGTGATTCTGCAATCACCACTCGTGTACTTGTTCCTAGTTCTCAAGTAGGGTGTCTCATTGGAAAAGGCGGAGCTCTTATTTCTGAGATGAGGAGTGTCACAAAAGCAAATATCCGCATTTTTCAAGGCGAAGATGTACCAACAATTGCTCGTGAGGACGAGGAGATGGTCCAG ATAACAGGAAGTTTTGATGCAGCAATCAAAGCTCTTACTCAAGTGATGTTGCGATTAAGAGCCAATGTATTTGACATGGATCATGGTCTTGTCCTGCTTCCAACTTTCTTTCCTTATATTTCTCAAACAACAGAGACTTCGAGCAAGCCTAAGCACAAAAAACGCGTGAACCATTCTCATGGCTCCATGGAAAGTGCTAGAAATGAAGACTACAGTAGTCAAATG AACTTAAATTCCCCAAGAAGAAACCGAGTTTACTGA
- the LOC104710220 gene encoding uncharacterized protein LOC104710220 isoform X1 translates to MGKRLSTSTDVDSTTQNEKESESESYDSEQVVLKKHKKAEEYHCLYENEDAYGNSPMTVFVRGFDCSLPMADIKSTLRKHFSSCGVICRVFVPAECKTGSLLGYAFLSILPDQKKALALDGSYLGSLKLEVRSASSIIGYPNFIGCKRCVRVQRTRKYEHFIETNGGLIQRRTPLLDSMFAEAEARRKRRTAMLDSTVAELDQKD, encoded by the exons ATGGGCAAGAGGCTCTCCACATCCACCGAT GTTGATTCTACTACGCAGAATG AGAAGGAGTCCGAGTCCGAGTCCTATGACTCAGAACAAGTAGTTCTGAAGAAGCACAAAAAG GCGGAAGAATATCATTGCCTTTACGAAAATGAAGATGCATATGGAAACTCTCCAATGACCGTTTTCGTTAGGGGATTCGATTGTTCCCTACCTATGGCTGATATCAAGAGTACATTGAGAAAACACTTCAGTTCATGTGGAGTGATCTGTCGGGTTTTTGTTCCGGCAGAGTGTAAAACTGGTTCTCTCTTGGG atATGCTTTCTTAAGTATACTGCCGGACCAAAAGAAGGCATTAGCACTAGATGGAAGTTACTTGGGAAGTCTGAAGCTTGAGGTTAGAAGTGCTAGTAGTATAATTGGATATCCTAATTTTATAGGGTGTAAACGCTGTGTCCGCGTTCAAAGGACGCGTAAATACGAACACTTCATTGAAACTAATGGTGGTCTTATACAGCGCAG GACTCCTTTGCTCGACAGTATGTTTGCTGAGGCTGAAGCTCGTCGTAAGCGCAG GACAGCTATGCTCGACAGTACGGTTGCTGAGCTTGACCAAAAAGACTGA
- the LOC104710220 gene encoding uncharacterized protein LOC104710220 isoform X3, which translates to MGKRLSTSTDESESESYDSEQVVLKKHKKAEEYHCLYENEDAYGNSPMTVFVRGFDCSLPMADIKSTLRKHFSSCGVICRVFVPAECKTGSLLGYAFLSILPDQKKALALDGSYLGSLKLEVRSASSIIGYPNFIGCKRCVRVQRTRKYEHFIETNGGLIQRRTPLLDSMFAEAEARRKRRTAMLDSTVAELDQKD; encoded by the exons ATGGGCAAGAGGCTCTCCACATCCACCGAT GAGTCCGAGTCCGAGTCCTATGACTCAGAACAAGTAGTTCTGAAGAAGCACAAAAAG GCGGAAGAATATCATTGCCTTTACGAAAATGAAGATGCATATGGAAACTCTCCAATGACCGTTTTCGTTAGGGGATTCGATTGTTCCCTACCTATGGCTGATATCAAGAGTACATTGAGAAAACACTTCAGTTCATGTGGAGTGATCTGTCGGGTTTTTGTTCCGGCAGAGTGTAAAACTGGTTCTCTCTTGGG atATGCTTTCTTAAGTATACTGCCGGACCAAAAGAAGGCATTAGCACTAGATGGAAGTTACTTGGGAAGTCTGAAGCTTGAGGTTAGAAGTGCTAGTAGTATAATTGGATATCCTAATTTTATAGGGTGTAAACGCTGTGTCCGCGTTCAAAGGACGCGTAAATACGAACACTTCATTGAAACTAATGGTGGTCTTATACAGCGCAG GACTCCTTTGCTCGACAGTATGTTTGCTGAGGCTGAAGCTCGTCGTAAGCGCAG GACAGCTATGCTCGACAGTACGGTTGCTGAGCTTGACCAAAAAGACTGA
- the LOC104710220 gene encoding uncharacterized protein LOC104710220 isoform X2 yields the protein MLILLRRMVRTWEKESESESYDSEQVVLKKHKKAEEYHCLYENEDAYGNSPMTVFVRGFDCSLPMADIKSTLRKHFSSCGVICRVFVPAECKTGSLLGYAFLSILPDQKKALALDGSYLGSLKLEVRSASSIIGYPNFIGCKRCVRVQRTRKYEHFIETNGGLIQRRTPLLDSMFAEAEARRKRRTAMLDSTVAELDQKD from the exons AT GTTGATTCTACTACGCAGAATGGTACGAACTTGGG AGAAGGAGTCCGAGTCCGAGTCCTATGACTCAGAACAAGTAGTTCTGAAGAAGCACAAAAAG GCGGAAGAATATCATTGCCTTTACGAAAATGAAGATGCATATGGAAACTCTCCAATGACCGTTTTCGTTAGGGGATTCGATTGTTCCCTACCTATGGCTGATATCAAGAGTACATTGAGAAAACACTTCAGTTCATGTGGAGTGATCTGTCGGGTTTTTGTTCCGGCAGAGTGTAAAACTGGTTCTCTCTTGGG atATGCTTTCTTAAGTATACTGCCGGACCAAAAGAAGGCATTAGCACTAGATGGAAGTTACTTGGGAAGTCTGAAGCTTGAGGTTAGAAGTGCTAGTAGTATAATTGGATATCCTAATTTTATAGGGTGTAAACGCTGTGTCCGCGTTCAAAGGACGCGTAAATACGAACACTTCATTGAAACTAATGGTGGTCTTATACAGCGCAG GACTCCTTTGCTCGACAGTATGTTTGCTGAGGCTGAAGCTCGTCGTAAGCGCAG GACAGCTATGCTCGACAGTACGGTTGCTGAGCTTGACCAAAAAGACTGA